From Quercus robur cultivar Fastigiata chloroplast, complete genome:
AATCAAGATAACCATTCGTTCCAGTATAAATAGTCATTACCTGTTCTTCCACCGTGAGAGGGGATGATTGAGATTGTTTGAGCAACTCGCGTAATCGTTGACCTCTTGCCAATTGATTCTGAGTAGCTTTATCGAGATCAGACGCGAATTGTGCAAAGGCTTCTAATTCTGCGAATTGTGCCAATTCCAATTTTAGTTTGCCGGCTACTTGTTTCATGGCTTTAATTTGAGCGGCAGATCCTACTCTGGAGACGGAAATCCCCACGTTAATGGCAGGTCTGATTCCAGCATTGAATAAATCGGCGGATAAGAAAATTTGGCCATCTGTAATTGAGATTACATTAGTAGGAATATAAGCTGAAACATCTCCCGATTGGGTCTCAACTATTGGTAAAGCAGTCATACTTCCTTCACCTAAACGCGAACCTGATTTAGCGGCTCTTTCCAAAAGTCGTGAATGCAAATAAAAAACATCTCCTGGATAAGCTTCGCGACCCGGCGGTCTTCGTAATAGAAGAGACATTTGGCGATAAGCCTGTGCTTGTTTGGAAGGATCATCATAAATGATTAAAGTGTGTCGTTTACGGTACATAAAATATTCAGCCAGAGCTGCTCCTGTATAAGGAGCGAGGTATTGTAATGTAGCCGGAGAATCCGCCGTTTCGGCTACCACAATCGTGTATTCCATTGCTCCCTTTTCTTGTAAAGTAGTCACTACCTGAGCCACAGAAGATGCCTTTTGACCAATAGCGACATAGACACATATTACATTTTGCCCTTGTTGATTGAGAATCGTATCTGTGGCTACTGCTGTTTTACCGGTCTGCCTATCCCCAATAATTAATTCTCGCTGACCACGTCCTATAGGGATCATCGAATCGATAGCAATAAGTCCTGTTTGAAGGGGCTCATATACGGAACGTCTCGAAATAATACCAGGAGCCGGTGATTCAATTAACCTAGATTCAGAAGCTGAAATTTCACCTCGACCATCAATAGGTTTCGCTAGGGCATTTATAACACGACCTAAATAAGCCTCGCTTACGGGTATCTGAGCAATTCTTCCTGTTGCTTTTACAGAACTTCCTTCTTGGATCATCAAACCGCCACCCATTAATACAACACCGACATTATTTGATTCCAAATTCAGAGCAATGCCTATTGTACCCTCTTCAAATTCTACTAATTCACCCGACATTACTTCATCAAGACCATAAATACGGGCAATGCCGTCGCCTACTTGAAGTACGGTACCGGTATTTACAACCTTTACTTCTCTATTATATTGCTCAATACGTTCCCGAATAATATTACTAATTTCATCCGCTCGAATGGTTACCATGAGTATTTCTTAATTCTTTTTTGGAAAAAAAAAAATAATGCCTACAGTAGACAGTAGAAGGACTAATCGATTATTTCTGTCAGCGTCCCAAACATGCCAATATTAGCATTGATGGTACGTAAATGTAACTCGTTGTTCAAAGAACTAGTCAGAGTTCCTAGAGCTCCTTTTAAGGCTTGTTGGAAAACCCGTTGTCGGACTTGATTACTCGCTCTTTGTTGTTCAAAACGAATGGTTTCATTTTTGTAAATTTCGAATTGTTCCAAAGTTTGATAAGTTGAATTAATCAAGTTCGACTTTTCTCGTTCTATATCAGAGTATCCAGTCACCCGAAACTGATCCGCTTCCATTTCCACTTTCCTTAAACGTGCCCGGGCTTTTTCCAGCTGTTCAATGGCTCCCCTGCGTAGTTCTTCTGAATTTCGAATAGTCTTCAAGATCCTCTGTTTTCGATTATCTAATAAATCACTTAATGAAAGTAGATTATCTTTCCATTTATTTCAAAACTTCCACGATCCCTTCCCGAACCAAACATGAAGCTTTCAAATCATTTGGCTCTCGCGCCCAATTACTTCAATTATTTATGAGAAATTCCCATTTTTTTTTTGAATATAATGAACCTATCCTCTCTTCTCTATTCATATTTCATATTCAAAAAAAAATATCAAAACGGATCATTAATCCAAGACCAGAATATTCGGAGGACTCTTCTGAACAAACAAATAATTGTCAGCAACGTTGTTTCTTTTTTTTTTTCAAATCCAAAGAATTTTTCTTAATTTATACGTAGGTCATCGATTCAGCATTGGATAAAAAAGAGGGGTTGAAATACTCATAATTTTTTTCCAATAAATAATAAATAAATAGAAAAAAAAAATATTATAATTATAATATAAAGGGTTCAAATCATTTTATCGACATGAGTGTTATATATCGAAAAAACTTTCTAACTATTCATTTTGAAACCGTTTCCATATTAACCTAATAGTAGCCTAATAGTAGAAAGAATACCTTGCTGAGTATGGACTTCAAACGATTTAGCTTTAACCATGTTAATTATTCCACATCATTATGATTGGTTCATAGAGAATCAAAGCGAATTTACCAATGAATCGCGAAATGCTATGGTTCTGAAATATGATTTCTTAATTTATTCAAAAGTAATTCGCACGATCATGCACCCTTCCCTGTTATAACAAAAAAAGTGCAGTTGGTTGGATCCAGCCTATTCTTGAAATAAACAACTCGCACACACTCCCTTTCCAAAAAAAATCAATAGGCCGAGCACTACACTTAGATTTATTGGATTTGTTGCTAAAATATCGGTATTAAACCCGAAACTCCCGGCGGAGGACCATAAACCCAAGGAAAGGAAAGAATCGGTTAGATTTTTCATATAATCTCCTCTTATATATAGATAGACTAATTATCTATTTATTTTTTTTTCCTATTTTATATTTTATTTAACTATATTTAGAAAATTAAAATAGATTTTTTTCTCAATTGGAAATTTCCAATTGAGAAAAAAAGTGATACTTAGTA
This genomic window contains:
- the atpA gene encoding ATP synthase CF1 alpha subunit, which gives rise to MVTIRADEISNIIRERIEQYNREVKVVNTGTVLQVGDGIARIYGLDEVMSGELVEFEEGTIGIALNLESNNVGVVLMGGGLMIQEGSSVKATGRIAQIPVSEAYLGRVINALAKPIDGRGEISASESRLIESPAPGIISRRSVYEPLQTGLIAIDSMIPIGRGQRELIIGDRQTGKTAVATDTILNQQGQNVICVYVAIGQKASSVAQVVTTLQEKGAMEYTIVVAETADSPATLQYLAPYTGAALAEYFMYRKRHTLIIYDDPSKQAQAYRQMSLLLRRPPGREAYPGDVFYLHSRLLERAAKSGSRLGEGSMTALPIVETQSGDVSAYIPTNVISITDGQIFLSADLFNAGIRPAINVGISVSRVGSAAQIKAMKQVAGKLKLELAQFAELEAFAQFASDLDKATQNQLARGQRLRELLKQSQSSPLTVEEQVMTIYTGTNGYLDSLEIGQVKKFLVELRTYLKTNKPQFQEIISSTKIFNEEAEALLKDAIQEQMERFLLQEPV
- the atpF gene encoding ATP synthase CF0 subunit I — its product is MKNLTDSFLSLGLWSSAGSFGFNTDILATNPINLSVVLGLLIFFGKGVLSDLLDNRKQRILKTIRNSEELRRGAIEQLEKARARLRKVEMEADQFRVTGYSDIEREKSNLINSTYQTLEQFEIYKNETIRFEQQRASNQVRQRVFQQALKGALGTLTSSLNNELHLRTINANIGMFGTLTEIID